Below is a genomic region from Catenuloplanes atrovinosus.
CTGCTGTCCTTCCTCCTCGTCGAGGTCGTGCTCGAGGCGTGGATCCAGGTGCTGTTCAGCAGCACCACGATCGACGCCCAGTACCGGGTCGTGGAAGACCTGCCGACCTGGCCCAAGACCCTCAAGAACGCCATCTACCTCAGCCTCCTGGCGATCAGCGCGCTCGTGGTGCTCGTCGAGCGGCGCTGGCGGGAGTTCACCACCAAGGCCGACCTGGCGCTGCTCGTGCTGGGCGTGGTGCTGATCCTCGCGGGCCTGGTCAACGGCTCCGAGATCTCGCTGATCGGCCAGGCCGGCTACGTCTACCTGCGCGGCGTGATCGTCTTCTACGCGTGGCGGGTCGCCTTCCCGTCGCAGACCGCGATCCGCTGGGCGCTGGTCCCGGTCGGCGTGCTGGTCGTGATCAACGCGATCGTCGCGATCTGGCAGACGCTGGCCGGCTACGCGGCCTTCCAGGCGGTCGGCTGGAACAACATGACCTGGGCCCGGATCAACCGGGCGCACGGGCTGATGGACCACCCGAACCACCTGGGTCACTTCATCACGCTCGCGCTGCTCGGCCTGCTCTGCTGGTTCCTCGTGAAGAAGCGGGTCGGCTGGCAGTGGTGGCTGCTGTTCGGCTTCGTCGCGCTGGCCGGCTCCGCCACCCAGTCCCGCGAGTCCGCGCTCGGCTTCGTCGGCGCCGCGATCGTGCTGGCGATCCTCCGCCGCGGCAAGTACGTGGTGATCGCGGTCGCCACCGCGATGGTGCTCGCGTTCGCGGTCGGCCAGGTCGCGATCTCCCCGGAGAACCGCGCCGAGCTGGCCCGCCGCCTCCAGGGCGTGTCCAGCGCGCTGGACCTGCCCAGCGGCGCGGAGCAGGAGGGCTTCTGCGTCGAGGGCAACCGCGGCTGCGAGGAGGAGAACAGCATCCCGCAGCGCGAGGTGCGTGTGCTCTACGCGCAGCAGGGCGTCAAGCTGTTCTTCAAGCGCCCCATCCTCGGGTACGGCATCGGCCAGTTCGGCGGCATCGCGGCCTACACCGCGGACCCGGAGTGGTACAAGGACACCCGCTTCGGCCCGGAGGGCTTCGAGCTGTACGGCTCCAACGAGAAGCAGGTCGACTCGTTCTGGCTGCACCTGCTGGTGGAGACCGGTCTGCTCGGCGTCCTGGCGTACCTCACCTGGATCTTCTTCCTGGCCTGGCCGCTGCTGCGCAGTTCCTGGGCGGACCGCCGCGAGCGGTGGAAGGAGCACCGGGCCGGCCCGACCACGCTCTGGGGCATCGCGGCACTGGTCTTCGCGGGCCTGGTCGCCGCGCTCGCACCGTCCCTGGAGGACCCGGTCTTCCCGGCACTGCTCTTCTCCGTGCTGGGCATCTCCTGGGTGATGCTGTCCCGCGCCGGCGCCCGGACCCCGGCCGCCGTCACCGAGACCGCCGCACCCGCCGACGAGCCGACCGCTCGCCGTACCGACGAGGAAAGCTAGGGGGCGACCATGAGTGGAGTCGCGCTGATCGGGTTCGGTTACTGGGGACCGAACCTGGCACGTAACCTGCAGAACCACGCCGGCCAGCGCTGGCGTTACCTGGTGGAGCTGTCGCCCGAGCGCGCCGCGCGCGCCCGGGAGCTGTACCCGCAGGTGCAGGTGGTCAGCGACCTCGACGTGGTGCTGAACGACCCCGACGTGACCTCCGCGATCGTCGCCACGCCGGCCGCCACGCACACGCCGCTGACCCGGCGTCTGCTGGAGGCCGGCAAGCACGTGATGGTGGAGAAGCCGCTGGCGCTCAGCACCGAGGACGCCACCGCGCTGGCCACCCAGGCGGACGCGGCGAACCGCGTGCTGATGGTCGGCCACGTCTTCGAGTACGTGCCCGCGGTCCTCGAGATGAAGAAGATCATCGAGGCCGGCGAGATCGGCGACCTGCTCTACCTGCACTCGCAGCGCCTCAACCTGGGCCGCATCCAGAGCGACGTGAACGCGTTCACCTCGATCGGCCCGCACGACGTGTCGATCGCGAACTTCCTGGTCGGCAAGGGTGCGGAGTGGGTGTCCGCGCGCGGGGCCCGCTACCTCAACGAGAACGTCGAGGACGTCGTCTTCGTGACGGTCGGCTACCCGGGCGGCGTGCTGGCCCACATGCACGTCAGCTGGCTCGACCCGTCCAAGACCCGCAAGACCACGGTGGTCGGCTCGCAGAAGATGATGGTCTTCGACGACGTCGACTCCGAGACCAAGCTCCGGGTGTACGACAAGGGCGCGGACCGGCTCGACCCCGACTCCTACGGCGCCTGGCAGTACAAGCTGCGTGACGGCGCCATGCGGGTGCCCAGCCTGCCGATGGCCGAGCCGCTCGGCGCGGAGCTCAGGCACTTCCTGGAGTGCGTCGACACCGGCGCCCGCCCGCGCACCGACGGGTGGAACGGCGTGGAGGTCGTCGCCGTGCTGGAGGCGGTCGAGGAGTCGCTGCGCAAGAACGGCGAGCAGGTCGGGGTCGACACCCACCGGCCGGGCAAGTGATGACGGCCGTCATCAGCCCGCTCTCCGTCGTCGCCGACGGCGTCCAGCTGGGGGAGGGGAGCGTCGTCGAGGAGTTCTGCGTCATCGGCCGCTCCGGCCCGGCGGACCAGAAGACGGTCATCGGTGACGGCGCGACGCTGCGCACGCACACCGTGCTCTACGCGGGCAACACGATCGGGCCGAGGTTCGCGACCGGCCACCACGCGCTGGTCCGCGAGTCGAACACGATCGGTGAGAACGTGTCGATCGGCTCGCTCTCGGTCGTCGAGCACCACGTGACGCTCGGCGACCGGGTGCGGATCCACTCGCAGTGCTTCATCCCGGAGTTCTCGGTGATCGAGGAGGACGCGTGGATCGGCCCGCGCGTCACGCTCACCAACGCGCCGTTCCCGCGCTGCCCTTCCGTCTCCACCTGCATGAAGGGCGTACACATCGAGCGCGGCGCCAAGATCGGCGCGAATGCCACCATCCTGCCGGGCGTGCGGATCGGGGCAGGCGCGATCATCGGCTCCGGCACGGTCGTCACGCGTGACGTCGCGCCCGGTGCCGTGGTGGTCGGCAACCCCGGCCGCCAGACCAAGACCACGGACGAGCTGACCTGTCCGGCCGGTCTCGATCACCGTCCCTACCCACCCCTCGAGTCCATCGGAGCGAGCGCATGACGATTCCCCTGGTTGATCTCAAGGCCTCCTACGAGCGCCACAAGGCGGGCATCGACGCCGCTATGGCCGAGGTCATCACGAACACCCGGTTCATCGGGGGCAAGGAGCTCGTCGAGTTCGAGGAGGCGTTCGCGGCGTTCTGCGGCGCCCGCTTCGCGATCGGTGTCGGCTCCGGCACCGCCGCGCTGCACCTCGCGATGACCGCGCTCGAGGTGGGCCCGGGCGACGTCGTCGCCGTGCCGGGGCACACGTTCATCGCCACCGCGGAGCCGGTCGCCTGGCTGGGCGCCACGCCGCGGTTCGTGGACATCGAGCCGGAGACCGGCTGCATGGACCCGGCCGCGCTGAAGGCCGCGCTCGCCCCCGGCGACGTCAAGGCCGTCGTGCCGGTGCACATCCACGGCCAGCCGGTCGACCTGGCCGCGATCGGCGCGATCTGCGAGGACGCGGGCGTGCCGATCATCGAGGACGCCGCGCAGGCGCACGGCTCGTCGTTCACGCTGCCGAACGGCGACGTGGTGCGCGCCGGTTCGTACGGTGCGATCTCCTGCTTCTCGTTCTACCCGGGCAAGAACCTGGGCGCGTTCGGTGACGCGGGTGCGCTCACCACGAACGACCCGGAGTTGGCCCAGAAGCTGAAGAAGCTGCGCGACCACGGCCGCCTCAGCAAGTACGAGCACGACATCGTCGGCTACGCGCACCGGCTGGACACGCTGCAGGCCGCGATCCTGAGCGTCAAGCTGACCACGCTGGACGCGGACAACGACCGCCGCCGCGAGATCGCCGCCGGGTTCCTGGCCGGTCTGGAGGGCGTCGGCGACCTGACGTTCGTGACCGAGGCGCCGAACCGGCGCAGCGTGTACCACCACTTCGTGATCCACACGGCGAACCGGGACGCGCTGCTGGCGCACCTGAAGCAGGCCGGCATCGGCGCGGGCATCCACTTCCCGCTGCCGCTGCACCTGCAGCCCGCGTTCGCGTACCTCGGTGGCAAGCGCGGCGACCTGCCGAACACCGAGAAGTTCGAGTCGACCTGCCTGTCGCTCCCGATCTACCCGGAGCTGACGGACGCGCAGCGCGACGAGATCATCGCAGCGGTCCGCTCGTACTTCGACGGGAACTGATGTCCGAGTCCTTCGCGGCGGCGGGCGGGTCTGCGGACCCCCCGCCGTCGCTGCGCATCCTGGCGGTCACCAACCTGTGGCCGTCCCCCGGCGGGTTCCGGGGCGTCTTCGTCCGTGACCAGGTCGAGTCGCTGCGCGCGGCCGGCCACCACGTGGACGTCGAGGTCGTCGCGCAGCAGCGCGGCAAGTCCGACTACCTGACCGCCGCGCCCCGCGTGCGCGCCCGCGCCGCGGCCGGCGGCTACCACCTGGTGCACGTCCACTACGGCCTCACCGCGCTCGCGTCGCGGCTGGTCAAGGGCGTGCCGAGGGTCCTGTCGCTGTACGGCAGCGACGTCAACGAGCCGTGGCAGCGCCGCATCACCCGGGCCACCACCGGCACGGTCGCGGCCACGATCTACCCGTCGAAGCGGCTCGCGGCCGCGGCCGGCGACCCGGACGGCTTCGTGGTGCCGAACGCGGTGGACTTCGGCCTGTTCACGCCGCCGGCCACCACCCAGGAGCGGGAGAAGATCCGGGCCGGGTTCGGCATCGCCCCCGGCGACCAGGTCGTGCTCTTCGGCGCGCTCCCGGAGAACCAGGTCAAGGGGTACGACGTGTTCCGCGCCGTCCTCGACAAGCTCTCCGCCACCGGCCGCCCGGTCCGCGAGTTGGTGCTGGCCGAGGCCGGCCAGGAGCGCGACGCCGTGGTCCGCAAGTTCGCCGCGTCGGACGCGCTGCTGCTCACGTCGCGGCGCGGCACCGAGAGCGGCCCGCTGGTGGTCAAGGAGGCCGCGGTGATGGGCGTGCCGGTCGTGACCGTGGACGTCGGCGACACCTCGGAGATCCTGGACGGCGTCAGCCCGTCCGCCGTGGTGCCGTTCCCGGACCCGTGGGGCACGGCCGCGGCCACGGACGAGTTGGTCACCCGCCTGGCGGACGCGCTCGCGCCGATCCTGGACGCGGCCGGCGTGCGGGCGAACGGCCGCGAGCGACTGCGCCGGCTCGCGCCGGACGCGGTCACCGCCACGCTGGTCGACGTGTACCGGCGGGTCCTCGCCGGGACGGCGGGCGCGCGATGACCGCTCCCGCGCCGGTGTCGCCGCCCGCGTCCGAGGCAGAGGCGCCGGCCACGCCGCCGTCCGCGTCGTGGGCGCGCCGGTGGCTGGCCGACCTGGGCCCGGCCGTGCTGGCGTACCTGGTGCTGCGCCTGGTCTGCCTGGCCGTGCTGGCCGTCTTCGCGCGGCTGGCCGGCTCGCCGCTGAGCCCGCTGCTGACCGACTTCGACGCCGGCTGGTACGCGGGCATCGCCACCGGCGGCTACGACACGGCGATCCCGCTCAAGCCGGACGGCTCGTTCGCCACCACGAACCTCGCGTTCTTCCCGCTCTTCCCATCGCTGATCGCGCTGTTCGACCCGCTGATCCCGGGCCGCGCCGCGATCGCCGGCGTGGTCGTCTCCTGGCTGGCCGGCCTGTTCGCGGCCGCCGGGCTGGGCGCGATCGGGTCGCACCTGCGCGACCGCCGCACCGGCATCGCGCTGGCCGCGGTCTGGGCCGTCCTGCCGCACGCGCTGGTCCAGTCCATGGGCTACAGCGAGACGCTGTTCACCGCGCTCGCGGCCTGGTCGCTGTGGGCGCTGCTGCGCCGGCACTGGCTGACCGCGGCGCTGCTCTGCGTGCTGGCCGGCCTCACCCGGCCGACCGGCGGCGCGCTCGCCGCGGCCGTCGGGCTGGCCGCGCTGGTCGCGGTGATCGGCAACCGGGGCCGGTTAACCGGCGGCGGCTGGCGGCCCTGGCTGGCCGGCGCGCTGTCGCCGCTGGGCATGCTGAGCTTCATCGCCTGGGTCGGATTCCGGCTCGGCGAGGCGGACGGCTACTTCCGCGTGCAGGGCGACGCCTGGGGCATGGCCTTCGACGGCGGCGTCTACACGCTGAAGACGCTGAAGGCCATCCTGACCGGCGCGCAGCCGCTGGCGCTCTACATGGCCACGGCCGTGCTCGCGGTCGCCGTGCTGCTGCTGGTGCTGGCCGTCACCGAGCGGCTGCCGTGGCCGCTGCTGGTCTACGCGGCGCTGGTCCTGGCGCTGGCGCTGGGC
It encodes:
- a CDS encoding glycosyltransferase family 4 protein, translated to MSESFAAAGGSADPPPSLRILAVTNLWPSPGGFRGVFVRDQVESLRAAGHHVDVEVVAQQRGKSDYLTAAPRVRARAAAGGYHLVHVHYGLTALASRLVKGVPRVLSLYGSDVNEPWQRRITRATTGTVAATIYPSKRLAAAAGDPDGFVVPNAVDFGLFTPPATTQEREKIRAGFGIAPGDQVVLFGALPENQVKGYDVFRAVLDKLSATGRPVRELVLAEAGQERDAVVRKFAASDALLLTSRRGTESGPLVVKEAAVMGVPVVTVDVGDTSEILDGVSPSAVVPFPDPWGTAAATDELVTRLADALAPILDAAGVRANGRERLRRLAPDAVTATLVDVYRRVLAGTAGAR
- a CDS encoding O-antigen ligase family protein encodes the protein MVLARDAERDDAAPTARRQIPRWLSGVLLVLLSFLLVEVVLEAWIQVLFSSTTIDAQYRVVEDLPTWPKTLKNAIYLSLLAISALVVLVERRWREFTTKADLALLVLGVVLILAGLVNGSEISLIGQAGYVYLRGVIVFYAWRVAFPSQTAIRWALVPVGVLVVINAIVAIWQTLAGYAAFQAVGWNNMTWARINRAHGLMDHPNHLGHFITLALLGLLCWFLVKKRVGWQWWLLFGFVALAGSATQSRESALGFVGAAIVLAILRRGKYVVIAVATAMVLAFAVGQVAISPENRAELARRLQGVSSALDLPSGAEQEGFCVEGNRGCEEENSIPQREVRVLYAQQGVKLFFKRPILGYGIGQFGGIAAYTADPEWYKDTRFGPEGFELYGSNEKQVDSFWLHLLVETGLLGVLAYLTWIFFLAWPLLRSSWADRRERWKEHRAGPTTLWGIAALVFAGLVAALAPSLEDPVFPALLFSVLGISWVMLSRAGARTPAAVTETAAPADEPTARRTDEES
- a CDS encoding DegT/DnrJ/EryC1/StrS family aminotransferase, with amino-acid sequence MTIPLVDLKASYERHKAGIDAAMAEVITNTRFIGGKELVEFEEAFAAFCGARFAIGVGSGTAALHLAMTALEVGPGDVVAVPGHTFIATAEPVAWLGATPRFVDIEPETGCMDPAALKAALAPGDVKAVVPVHIHGQPVDLAAIGAICEDAGVPIIEDAAQAHGSSFTLPNGDVVRAGSYGAISCFSFYPGKNLGAFGDAGALTTNDPELAQKLKKLRDHGRLSKYEHDIVGYAHRLDTLQAAILSVKLTTLDADNDRRREIAAGFLAGLEGVGDLTFVTEAPNRRSVYHHFVIHTANRDALLAHLKQAGIGAGIHFPLPLHLQPAFAYLGGKRGDLPNTEKFESTCLSLPIYPELTDAQRDEIIAAVRSYFDGN
- a CDS encoding acyltransferase produces the protein MTAVISPLSVVADGVQLGEGSVVEEFCVIGRSGPADQKTVIGDGATLRTHTVLYAGNTIGPRFATGHHALVRESNTIGENVSIGSLSVVEHHVTLGDRVRIHSQCFIPEFSVIEEDAWIGPRVTLTNAPFPRCPSVSTCMKGVHIERGAKIGANATILPGVRIGAGAIIGSGTVVTRDVAPGAVVVGNPGRQTKTTDELTCPAGLDHRPYPPLESIGASA
- a CDS encoding Gfo/Idh/MocA family protein; translation: MSGVALIGFGYWGPNLARNLQNHAGQRWRYLVELSPERAARARELYPQVQVVSDLDVVLNDPDVTSAIVATPAATHTPLTRRLLEAGKHVMVEKPLALSTEDATALATQADAANRVLMVGHVFEYVPAVLEMKKIIEAGEIGDLLYLHSQRLNLGRIQSDVNAFTSIGPHDVSIANFLVGKGAEWVSARGARYLNENVEDVVFVTVGYPGGVLAHMHVSWLDPSKTRKTTVVGSQKMMVFDDVDSETKLRVYDKGADRLDPDSYGAWQYKLRDGAMRVPSLPMAEPLGAELRHFLECVDTGARPRTDGWNGVEVVAVLEAVEESLRKNGEQVGVDTHRPGK